AATCAATGAAAAATCCCAGAATGTCTCCCAAAAAGTCAATCAGCTTAATGACGGCGCTCACCAGGTTGCAGATGGAGCCGGTGCCGTTTCAAGTGGTGCAATGTCATTATCAGGCGGTGCAAGTCAGCTTTCAGGCGGTGTCGATCAATTGAGTCAGGGTTCAGTAAGCCTTGCTGCCGGAGCTCAGTTATTGGCCAATTCAGCTGCTACTGCATTATTTACGGCATCAAGCTCATTGTCCGGTGCTGCAAGCGGATTGGATGCAGTAACCGGTTTGAACGAATCTCAAGTCGGAGATTATTTCTACGCTCCGGTCAAATTGGACAGGCATGAGGAGTTCTCAACAAGCAATTACGGTTCACAGGTGTCTCCGTTTTATCTGGCGCTATGTATGTGGGTCGGTGCGCTGATTACCTGCGTAATGCTTAAGACTGGTTCAAGCGTAGGTACCAGATACAGGCCTCATGAAGTATATCTGGGCAAGCTGGTTTTATTCAATACATTGGCCATTCTGCAGACAACCGTTACGTTAATAGGATGCTTTATTTTGGGAATTGACATATCAAATCCATTGATGTTTATCTTTTCCTGTTATTTCGTAGCATTGGCATTCATGATGTTGATATATTCGCTGATTTCCGTTTTCGGAGACGTCGGAAAGGGAATAGTCATTATTCTTCTCGTGTTCCAGATATCCGGTACCGGAGGTATTTATCCTGTTGAAATCATGAACGAGATTTTCGGAATTATATATCCTTACCTGCCGATGACCCATGCAATCAACCTTATACGTGAATCACAGCTCGGACTGATATGGGCCAATTACATTCCGTCATTTTTAGTCTTGCTGGCCTTGGGTCTGGTTATCCCGATAATTGCGTTTGTTTTAAAGAGAAGCTTTGATAAGCACACTAAATATTTCGAGGACAAACTGGAAGAAGCTGATCTTTTCAATTAATTTCAGATTTTTCCATTTTCATTTTATTTTTTCAAAACCGATTATTTTATAAATCATTTTTTCTAAATTAATACTTACGAATTTTTAATGGTGTTTGTGATATGGAATTCTGTCCTAACTGCGGTTCGATGCTGATGCCCGAGAATGGCGTAATCAAATGTGCATGCGGCTATGAAAAATCCCTTAGTGAAAACGATTTGGATGAGCAGTACAGGTTCGAAGGCGAAAAGAATAAGGATTTGGAAGTCATCGTAACCGACAATAATAACGTTGCCCTTCCGACGACAAGGATAACCTGCTACAGATGCGGAGGGACAAAGGGATACTGGTGGACGGTGCAGACGCGCTCCGCCGATGAGGCCCCGACCAATTTCATAAGATGCGCCAAGTGCGGAAACACCTGGAGAAGCTCAAACTAAACAATTTCTTTTTTTTTAAATGAGTTTTTCTTTTCATTAAATTAATACTTCACATAATAAGTGTATTTTTTAAACGGGTTTTCTTGCATTTAACGTGTTCATTAATTTATTCTTTAGCATGGTGATGTATGCATGCATACCGTGAAAGATAAAAATAGTAAAGTATTGATTATTCCTTTTTAAGATTTTCAATATCCTTTTTAAGCGTTCTGATTTCATCTTTAAGGGCTTTGATTTCATCGCTTGAATCCAGATTGTCTTTTAGTTCCTCGATAATACTTTCTTTTTCACCATTTGAAGACTCCATATCTTCTTTCCTGGTTTTGATGGCTAAAGAGAACAGTATTATTCCGACAACTGATGCGAAAAGCATTTCCGGATAAAGGTTATGAATGAAAGGGAATGAAATGTCTGACGGTGTCATTACAACAACCATAAGCATTTCAAAGCCGGTAAAGAGAAACATTATTATAATGGCTTCAAGAGGCCTTGGGAATTTTTTATCGTTTAAAATGAAAAACAGGCTTCCTACAATTCCGCTTATCACCGTTGAAACGGCGCATGGAAGTGCAGTGACTCCGCCCATGGAGAATCTGTATGCTGCGGATATGATTCCTACTGGTATTCCAACAAAAGGACCTCCAAACAGGCCGCTGATCATAACCACCATGCATCTGACATTTGCCGGAGCGCCGTCAACGTCTATGGTGAAGTATGTGGCGTAAAGAGCCAGTAAGGCAAATATGATGAAACATACGAAAATATTCCTTTTGGTGAATTTGCCGCGTATAATCTCCTTGAAGGGCTTTAGCATGGTCGCCAAAAGAATGAAAATCAGGGTTATTGACAAGATTCTGAACATTTCCAGATATGGGCCGAAAAGTTCTGCGGTATTTGCCTTTTCGCCGAAATAGGAAGTCATGATGCTTATTATGGTTATCATGATTAATGCGCCTAATTCATATAGCAATCCGCCTTTTTCCCTTAATCCGGATAATTTTGCCGTAATGAATCCTATGATTATAACGGTAGGTACAACGCTTGAAAAATACTCATAAGTCTGCAATTGGACGTTTATTCCGGTTTTTGAATAATAACCGATTAATCCTATAAAAAGAATGATGTTTGAAATGATTAATATGAGATAAATGGCGTTCATCATCTGCTTCTTGTTTGTTGATTTGAGTTTGTCTTTTGCCATATTAATCAATCTTTAAAAAATGTTCACTGAAACTATCTATATTGATGATTGTATTAATATTTTTTCAAATATTTCATTTTATTTAAGGTTTGCACACTTTTTTTTTTGAAAATACCAAAACATATATAAAAATGATATTATCCTTTAATAAATTCAAAAGTATTAAAATTTCGTTTTTAAATTAGGGACTGTCAATTTGTTAGGTCTTAAGTGATTGATTTATGTGTATTTCCCATTTTATTATTTTTTTAGTCTATTTTTTCTTTTTTCAACTAAAGATTTAAATATGATGGTTGTTTTTGATTCTTTGATTTTAATTTTTTGCACATTTTTGATTTTTTATTTTTGTTAATATGTTTCTAATTTGTATTTTAATAACTATATATTACTTAATTAACTTATAATTATTTTTTTGTTTTTAATTTTAAATTTTAAGTGTAATAAACTATATATAGGTTGGAAGACAAATTATTATATATGTACAGCGAAAATAATTGTCTTCCATTTGTTATATTGGAAAATGGTCAATATATATTTGTCGGTGATTTTGTTGATCCGATTAGGCATGATAATAGACGCGAGATTTTAGATAATTCTTTTCAAATTATTCTTCCAATTAAGAGCATTCTTGATGATACGTTCTTTGTTAACTCAGATGGGGTTATAGAATATCGTGAACGTCATTGTTGTAAATGTGGATCTAAACACATTATTAAAAAAGATTATAATTGGAGAACATTATATTTAGAAAAGGGAATACCAATTAAAGTCAAAATAAAACGATATTTATGTCGTAAATGTGGAAAAAAATCTCAAACAGAGTTTTTAGGATTTTATGCTAAATACTCCAATTTTTCAAATATTATTAAAAATAAGATTGTTAATGCTCGTGAAAATAGTTGGATTTCATTAAGAACTATTAAAAGATTAATTAAAGACTGGTTGGGTATTAATATATCTCATGAAACGATAAGAAAAACTTTATTAGTTGAAGGTAAATTTTATTATTTCAATGATGAAATAAAACTGTCAGGATATTACGCATATGACGAACAGTGGGAGAAAGTTAACGGAAAATGGGTTTACTATCTTGTCCTATTTGATTTAGTCAATAACGTTCCTGTGGCATCTATGTTGACCAAAAAACTAAAGCATAATCTCATTAAAGATTTTATTGATATGAGTATTCCGTTTAAAGACCGTATTGCCATAGTAACTGATTTAAAACCAGAATATGACCAAATTATGAACAAATTAGGATTTGTTCATCAACACTGCACATTTCACTTAGAAAAAAAAACATAAAATCCAACATGGAAAAGAAAATAAATGAAGACATGGCAGATTATCGTTTAGAATTAAAAAATACACATCAAAAATACTCAAAAGATGAAATCAATGAAATCATAAAATAGAAAAAAGAAGAAGTAAAATCAGAAATTTGGGAATATATAAAAGAATTCATGGAATTATTCAAAAAACCAACATTCAATGAAGCAATAGATTATGTAAACAAATTAAAAAAAGAAATAAACGATTATCCAAAACATTTAGCAAATTATTTGAAAAAAAATTTTTTCACAGAATACAGAAAATTCTTAAGATTCATGGAAAATGACTATAAAAGACATTTGGACAGCACCAATAATAAATTAGAAAATTTCAATGGAAATACAATGCCAAAATA
The sequence above is a segment of the Methanobrevibacter millerae genome. Coding sequences within it:
- a CDS encoding YhgE/Pip domain-containing protein, whose product is MGFQDLLKFRKDTRNNIFEIIRKDAKSAVSNPIVILVLIAIIILPSLYGLINIYACWDPYENTNHVQFAIANDDLGASYQGVDIHAGYDLVEMLKNNTKFEWVFVTSDELREGIHNGTYYAGIIVPANFSESIVSITTDDPHSAVLEYRVNEKTNPVAAKLTDAAAKEVYNNINAEIVTFINLAAYNKLGELQSGLASGASQLASGGVLLSNGAGQVGSGASQLVSGANQLSSGANQLSSGANDLATGASQVADGAGQVAGGTGQAASTVNQVTGEISQVTEYIKDGSSSQAVKDEMDKINEKSQNVSQKVNQLNDGAHQVADGAGAVSSGAMSLSGGASQLSGGVDQLSQGSVSLAAGAQLLANSAATALFTASSSLSGAASGLDAVTGLNESQVGDYFYAPVKLDRHEEFSTSNYGSQVSPFYLALCMWVGALITCVMLKTGSSVGTRYRPHEVYLGKLVLFNTLAILQTTVTLIGCFILGIDISNPLMFIFSCYFVALAFMMLIYSLISVFGDVGKGIVIILLVFQISGTGGIYPVEIMNEIFGIIYPYLPMTHAINLIRESQLGLIWANYIPSFLVLLALGLVIPIIAFVLKRSFDKHTKYFEDKLEEADLFN
- a CDS encoding transcription factor S, which encodes MEFCPNCGSMLMPENGVIKCACGYEKSLSENDLDEQYRFEGEKNKDLEVIVTDNNNVALPTTRITCYRCGGTKGYWWTVQTRSADEAPTNFIRCAKCGNTWRSSN
- a CDS encoding LytS/YhcK type 5TM receptor domain-containing protein, whose translation is MAKDKLKSTNKKQMMNAIYLILIISNIILFIGLIGYYSKTGINVQLQTYEYFSSVVPTVIIIGFITAKLSGLREKGGLLYELGALIMITIISIMTSYFGEKANTAELFGPYLEMFRILSITLIFILLATMLKPFKEIIRGKFTKRNIFVCFIIFALLALYATYFTIDVDGAPANVRCMVVMISGLFGGPFVGIPVGIISAAYRFSMGGVTALPCAVSTVISGIVGSLFFILNDKKFPRPLEAIIIMFLFTGFEMLMVVVMTPSDISFPFIHNLYPEMLFASVVGIILFSLAIKTRKEDMESSNGEKESIIEELKDNLDSSDEIKALKDEIRTLKKDIENLKKE